The Sporosarcina luteola genome contains a region encoding:
- a CDS encoding FecCD family ABC transporter permease has translation MNRKSISFIVVALVLGVVFILSALTGSISVTPFELIHGLLTGTNDDVAIIKDLRLPRILIAVFAGAALSVAGVLLQAVMRNPLADPGIIGVSAGASFMSVLVIAMFPTLFFFVPLFAFIGGALAFFLVYSLSWKSGLDPLRMILIGIAVNALFTGLGQAIGFSGGGLTQSISQVTTSTLTMKKWSEVEVIALYGSIGLLLSFFVYRWCNYLSLEDRTAKSLGVNVNLARFVISIIAVLLASIATTVAGMFAFVGLLVPHIGRTLVGNDHKVLIPFSALAGALLILVADTLGRTLIAPNEIPASIIMAVIGGPFLIFLLRKSDRIYGH, from the coding sequence ATCAATCGGAAGAGCATCAGTTTCATAGTCGTTGCGCTCGTTTTGGGGGTTGTATTCATCCTATCCGCATTGACGGGCAGCATTTCGGTGACGCCTTTCGAATTGATTCACGGGCTGTTGACCGGAACAAATGACGATGTCGCCATTATTAAAGACTTGCGACTGCCGCGGATTTTAATTGCGGTATTCGCGGGAGCTGCTTTGTCGGTGGCGGGCGTTTTGCTGCAGGCGGTCATGCGCAACCCGTTGGCGGACCCTGGAATCATCGGGGTTTCGGCGGGTGCGAGTTTCATGTCTGTTTTGGTGATTGCGATGTTCCCGACGTTGTTCTTTTTCGTGCCGCTGTTTGCGTTTATCGGCGGTGCGCTGGCGTTTTTTCTGGTTTATTCATTATCGTGGAAGTCGGGCTTGGATCCGCTCCGAATGATTTTGATTGGAATTGCGGTCAACGCGCTATTCACTGGACTCGGGCAGGCGATCGGGTTCAGCGGAGGCGGTTTGACGCAGTCGATAAGCCAAGTGACGACTTCGACGCTGACGATGAAAAAATGGAGCGAAGTGGAAGTGATCGCGCTTTACGGTTCGATTGGGCTTCTGCTGTCGTTTTTTGTATATAGATGGTGCAATTATTTATCGCTAGAAGACCGTACGGCGAAAAGCCTTGGCGTCAATGTGAATTTGGCGAGGTTCGTCATTTCGATCATTGCGGTATTGTTAGCTTCTATTGCGACGACAGTGGCGGGCATGTTCGCGTTCGTCGGGCTGTTAGTGCCACATATCGGAAGGACGCTTGTCGGCAATGATCATAAAGTGTTGATCCCGTTTTCCGCTTTGGCTGGTGCGCTGTTGATTTTAGTTGCGGATACGCTTGGAAGGACTTTGATCGCGCCGAATGAAATCCCTGCTTCCATCATCATGGCAGTGATCGGCGGGCCGTTCCTTATATTCTTGCTGAGAAAGAGTGATCGAATTTATGGACATTAA
- the isdE gene encoding heme ABC transporter substrate-binding protein IsdE — translation MKKAIGLFGLLASVMLAGCSAIAGDNANEQIGEQDGDRVVATTVALTEIMDALDIDLVGVPSSYKELPERYADAKEVGNPMSPDMEMLLSLKPTEIFSVTTLKYDLQEMFDDRGIDMTYANLESIDAMHEEILKIGEKYDSVEQAEAIVAQFEEKAAAIEKAIEGKEKPSVLILMGIPGSYLVATDHSYIGNLVKRAGGVNVITGEDVEFISSNTEYLQQTNPDVILRAAHGMPEQVIQMFDEEFRSNDVWKHFDAVKNGRVYDLEETLFGTTGNLAAAEALDELLKMLHEEK, via the coding sequence CTTGCCGGCTGTTCAGCGATTGCCGGGGATAATGCGAATGAACAAATCGGTGAGCAGGACGGCGATCGGGTAGTTGCAACGACTGTCGCGCTGACGGAAATCATGGACGCACTTGATATCGATTTGGTCGGCGTTCCTTCAAGTTATAAGGAGTTGCCGGAACGCTACGCGGATGCGAAAGAAGTCGGCAACCCGATGAGCCCCGATATGGAAATGCTGCTGTCGTTGAAGCCGACGGAGATTTTCTCGGTGACGACATTGAAATATGACTTGCAAGAAATGTTTGATGACCGCGGGATCGATATGACGTATGCAAACCTCGAAAGCATTGACGCGATGCACGAAGAAATCTTGAAGATTGGTGAAAAATACGATTCTGTGGAGCAGGCGGAAGCGATTGTAGCGCAATTCGAGGAGAAGGCGGCTGCAATCGAGAAGGCGATTGAGGGGAAAGAGAAACCTTCCGTGCTCATTCTCATGGGGATTCCAGGAAGTTATTTGGTGGCGACGGATCATTCGTACATCGGGAATCTCGTGAAGCGGGCCGGTGGCGTCAATGTCATTACGGGCGAGGATGTCGAGTTCATTTCATCCAATACGGAATACTTGCAGCAGACGAATCCTGACGTCATTTTGCGGGCGGCGCACGGCATGCCTGAGCAGGTGATTCAGATGTTCGATGAGGAATTCCGTTCGAATGATGTGTGGAAGCATTTTGATGCGGTGAAGAACGGGCGCGTCTATGATTTGGAAGAGACGCTGTTCGGCACGACGGGCAATTTGGCCGCGGCGGAAGCGCTGGATGAGTTACTGAAGATGTTGCATGAAGAGAAATGA
- a CDS encoding M20 family metallopeptidase: protein MKQQLMKMLEQRKDEMIQIRRHLHENPELSFKEEKTAQYIADFYKGKDVEIQTNIGNGYGIIVTIRGGKPGKTIGLRADFDALPIHEETDVPFKSKNEGVMHACGHDAHTAYLLVLADCLIQLKEELTGTIKIIHQHAEEVPPGGAKSIVESGLLDDVDAVYGIHLFPTDPAGVVGYHSGYSMAGRTYFKLKIQGVGGHGSSPHLANDAIVAGAHFVTAIQTVVSRRLNPFDMGVITIGSFDGKGQFNVIKDSVELEGDVRYMTTEVQELINKEVHRITKGIEEEFGVKCELEYVPDYPPLFNDPEITAEVVAALQSSTEPEIKSVKEFPMFSGSEDFAYYAAKFPSCFFYIGSKPKGVEKAYFNHHPKWDIDEDALLVAAKAVAEVVCRG from the coding sequence ATGAAGCAGCAACTGATGAAAATGTTGGAACAACGCAAAGATGAAATGATTCAGATAAGGCGTCATTTGCATGAAAATCCTGAGCTATCGTTCAAAGAGGAAAAGACTGCCCAGTACATTGCCGATTTTTATAAGGGAAAAGATGTCGAAATTCAAACAAATATCGGCAATGGATACGGCATCATTGTGACGATTAGAGGCGGTAAGCCAGGAAAGACGATTGGGCTCCGTGCGGATTTTGATGCATTGCCTATCCATGAAGAGACGGACGTGCCGTTCAAATCGAAAAACGAGGGAGTTATGCACGCTTGTGGCCATGATGCGCATACTGCCTATTTGCTGGTGCTCGCGGACTGTTTGATTCAACTGAAGGAGGAGCTTACAGGGACGATTAAAATCATTCACCAACATGCGGAGGAAGTTCCTCCGGGCGGAGCGAAGAGCATCGTGGAATCAGGTTTACTCGATGACGTGGATGCCGTTTACGGTATTCATTTATTCCCAACAGATCCTGCAGGAGTTGTCGGGTACCATAGCGGCTATTCCATGGCTGGTCGGACGTACTTCAAACTGAAAATTCAAGGTGTCGGCGGGCACGGATCATCTCCGCACCTAGCTAACGATGCCATTGTCGCAGGAGCCCATTTTGTTACTGCGATCCAAACAGTCGTTAGCCGCCGGTTGAATCCTTTTGACATGGGTGTCATCACGATCGGTTCGTTTGATGGTAAAGGGCAATTCAACGTCATCAAGGACAGCGTCGAATTGGAGGGCGATGTTCGGTATATGACAACCGAAGTCCAAGAGTTGATCAACAAGGAAGTCCACCGAATCACCAAAGGGATTGAAGAGGAATTTGGGGTGAAGTGTGAACTTGAATACGTGCCGGATTATCCGCCGCTATTTAACGACCCGGAAATAACGGCAGAGGTTGTCGCCGCCCTTCAAAGCTCCACGGAGCCGGAAATCAAGTCAGTGAAGGAATTCCCTATGTTCTCCGGTTCGGAAGACTTCGCCTACTATGCAGCGAAGTTCCCGTCCTGCTTCTTCTACATCGGCAGTAAACCGAAGGGCGTTGAAAAAGCGTACTTCAACCATCATCCAAAATGGGACATCGACGAAGACGCATTGCTCGTGGCCGCAAAAGCAGTCGCTGAGGTTGTGTGCAGGGGTTGA
- a CDS encoding ABC transporter ATP-binding protein: MDIKEVTFSYDKKRDTLRGIDSTIEIGKVTTIIGPNGCGKSTLLGVMSNHYQPQNGDVLLDGKSLAEFKPKELARKLAVVHQQNNAPSDMTVEKLTAYGRIPYKSLFASSTKEDDEAIEWALSSTNLLDRRHMPIDSLSGGQMQRVWIAMALTQKTPYLFLDEPTTYLDIFYQYELLELIRSLNKQHGISIVMVLHDINQAIKYSDVIIVMKDGRIAAKGKPEDIITAELIRDIYGVNVVVKHDKDAGTYIVPVGI; the protein is encoded by the coding sequence ATGGACATTAAGGAAGTCACATTTTCATATGACAAGAAGAGGGATACGCTGCGAGGGATCGACAGCACGATTGAGATTGGCAAAGTGACGACGATCATCGGGCCGAATGGGTGCGGGAAATCAACGTTGCTGGGAGTCATGTCGAATCATTATCAGCCGCAAAATGGGGATGTGTTGCTGGATGGGAAATCTTTAGCGGAGTTTAAGCCGAAGGAACTCGCACGGAAACTTGCCGTCGTCCATCAGCAAAACAATGCGCCTTCTGATATGACGGTAGAGAAGTTGACAGCGTATGGCCGGATTCCGTACAAAAGTCTATTTGCTTCGAGTACGAAGGAAGATGATGAGGCGATTGAATGGGCGCTGTCAAGCACGAATCTGCTCGACAGGCGGCATATGCCAATCGACAGCCTATCTGGTGGCCAAATGCAGCGCGTCTGGATCGCCATGGCATTAACACAGAAGACGCCGTATCTGTTTCTGGACGAACCGACAACGTACTTGGATATCTTCTATCAATATGAGTTGCTGGAGCTCATTCGCAGTTTGAATAAACAGCACGGCATTTCCATCGTCATGGTGCTCCACGACATCAATCAGGCCATCAAATACAGCGACGTCATCATCGTCATGAAAGACGGCCGGATCGCCGCCAAAGGCAAACCGGAAGACATCATCACAGCCGAACTGATCCGCGACATCTACGGCGTCAATGTCGTCGTGAAACACGACAAGGATGCGGGGACATACATTGTACCGGTGGGGATTTGA